The Oceaniferula flava nucleotide sequence TTCTACTCACGATTGGAGCGATGGGCTTGCGCAATTTGGGTAAATCCAGTGGGGTTTCCGCCGGTGTCCCTCTTGCCGAGGCAGCCTTTGCCGAAGCCAGAGCCGTTTCTGTAGGGAACGGCACCACGAGTCGACTGTTGATCAGTGCCGATCGTGACGATAGCGAGAAATACCTGCGTTACATGCTCGTGGTTTACGAAGCTGATGATGGTCGTTGGATCGCTGCCGGTCGTGGTATGTATCTGCCAGAAGGTGTCTATTTCAGTCAGGAATACAGTAAGTTGAATCACGAGGACGGAACAGGGGAAATTCCTGAGCTGACCGGTTCCGATGAGGAAATCTATCTGCGAGAAGATTCCGGCGTGAGTAATGATAACCTCTCTGGACCCTATTTTTATTACCAGTTCAACTCTGAAGGAATTGCCAATGATGCAGGGGCAAGTTTTGTCTGCGGGGCAGGCTCTCTGCCACCAGGTGCAGAATTTCCTCGTGCCGGATCAGGTGGCGGACCTAAAAACTTCGGAGGTTTCATGATCTGGTCCAAAGGAACGACTTCGATCTTCCGTCACCCCGATCAGATTGACATCCCATCCGACGCCGGTCCTGGGGATGAATTCTAATCCCTACCAACCTCACATTTTTTAAATCGGAAACACCACTTTATTTCCCGATCCAACCAAGTTCTTTATATGAAACACAGCGGAATCAAAACCAAACAAGGCTTCACACTGGTCGAAACCGTGATCGCGATGGGGATCATCACCATCATGATCACCGCCTTCCTGGCAGCCTTCGGGCCAGCCGTGCAGGGAATTCGTAAATCCATGTCAGCCAAAGAAGCCAACCGTTTGGCCACGACTCTGGAAAACGAACTTTCCGTTCTCCGTCCGGACGAAGCCGGAACCTCCGGCTACGACACCGCTTTTGAGAAAGCTTACGATTGGATTGAAAATTCCGCCGATCTCACGCCGGGTAACGATACCATGGTGCTGATCTATCAATACCGCGGTGACCCCACTGCCACTCCAAACAGTGATGGGACTTTGCAACCATTCACTACTGGAACCACTGAAGATCTGCCAGGTCAGGACTATGTGATTCAATCCGTGGTGCGACGCTTGGGGGACACCAAGGTGGACGACGAGTTGCAACCAAAAGTGGTGGAAGGCCGCGTGTTCTACGTGCGCATGACCCAGCTGGTATTCAATACCGATGGAGAACTGGAGGTCAGCACATTGGCCGACAACAAAATCGCTGATCCCCGCAACCCTGGAACAGCGGTGGAGTATGAAAACTACCCTGAAGCGGTAGTCGCTTTCCAAGCCGAATTCTACGTGATGAAAAGCAGTCTGGTGCAGTATGTGCGCAACGGCTTCGAAATTGATAAGCGGGGTAAACCTGTCTTCACCAGAAACATGGCTGTCCGCCGCTAATTCCCCCTCGCTCAGAAACCTGTAGGATTTCCAATTTATGAAAACAATCTCTCTTCCCAATCGAAACAAAGGCTTCACGCTCATTGAGCTGCTCGTTGCCATGACCATCACCGTGATCCTTCTGGGTGTGCTGGTCTACATGACGGGTATCTCGATGGATACTTACCGCAATAGTCGCGATGAAGTCCGTGCCTCACGTCAGGCCAAGGAAGCGCTGAGCACCATCTCAAAGGACTTTGAAAGCATGATTTCCCGTCGTGATGGTAACAACTACGAGTGGTTGTATGCCGGGCAGGAAAGTGGCAATCAGGGACCTACAGGTAATGAAATTCCCAACACCAGCCGTCTGATTTTCTTCACCGGCGCAACTGATCGCTACAACGGCGACATTGGCGGCACGAATGATGAGGGTGGTGATGTTTCCGCCGTGAGCTACCGTCTGGTTTTCCGCGACCAGATTGGCGACACTGAGGACGACCGTTT carries:
- a CDS encoding prepilin-type N-terminal cleavage/methylation domain-containing protein, with amino-acid sequence MNYLSPSPTRHLLGSYKAGLRSGSNRHAFTLVEMLVVITIITILLTIGAMGLRNLGKSSGVSAGVPLAEAAFAEARAVSVGNGTTSRLLISADRDDSEKYLRYMLVVYEADDGRWIAAGRGMYLPEGVYFSQEYSKLNHEDGTGEIPELTGSDEEIYLREDSGVSNDNLSGPYFYYQFNSEGIANDAGASFVCGAGSLPPGAEFPRAGSGGGPKNFGGFMIWSKGTTSIFRHPDQIDIPSDAGPGDEF
- a CDS encoding type IV pilus modification PilV family protein; protein product: MKHSGIKTKQGFTLVETVIAMGIITIMITAFLAAFGPAVQGIRKSMSAKEANRLATTLENELSVLRPDEAGTSGYDTAFEKAYDWIENSADLTPGNDTMVLIYQYRGDPTATPNSDGTLQPFTTGTTEDLPGQDYVIQSVVRRLGDTKVDDELQPKVVEGRVFYVRMTQLVFNTDGELEVSTLADNKIADPRNPGTAVEYENYPEAVVAFQAEFYVMKSSLVQYVRNGFEIDKRGKPVFTRNMAVRR